A single genomic interval of Helianthus annuus cultivar XRQ/B chromosome 13, HanXRQr2.0-SUNRISE, whole genome shotgun sequence harbors:
- the LOC118485733 gene encoding proline-rich receptor-like protein kinase PERK9, with translation MPLDVVSDDDDIDLFKEDPPEADHEGGAPIVADVILPIAEAPAEELPVDSPVPDSFESMASASVHTQGVQHHSVDADPDMALSAAPAPAHDFEFDHEPVVAPEPVVVSDPALEHDPVHDDAPAIAPFVDDIPVAGHPVVAPPLVDDHVVDAPLLIEDHVVAPFPDPVPVLFDRAPFATHIDPHYADTRNGWIDDDDDYPPFLRPVTPPVAPVSAPISAPTDTPLFPPHTTDAHRTYLPVTFLQDIPPLCPGEGSSRQPPVPVPPMLSSPFPFTSQFPHVAPSTAPSFTPSSEPFLWTTPPIMPLSDLYHPYHVRYSMEDILTSLMIQQEALTRRIQELERAQRPPCHCQTPFSAPHTPRPLSPDSDFRFMTSEQQIAYLLRVCRALEQDC, from the exons ATGCCACTCGATGTTGTTTCTGACGACGACGACATCGATCTGTTTAAAGAGGACCCACCTGAGGCTGAccatgagggcggggcccctatTGTTGCTGACGTCATTCTTCCCATCGCTGAGGCCCCTGCAGAGGAGCTTCCAGTTgattcacctgtcccagattccTTCGAGTCTATGGCATCTGCGTCCGTACACACTCAGGGAGTGCAGCATCACTCTGTAGACGCCGACCCAGACATGGCGTTATCCGCTGCACCTGCTCCCGCACAcgactttgagtttgatcacgag cctgtcgtggcccctgagccagtcgTTGTTTCTGAtcccgcattagagcatgaccctgttcatgatgATGCACCAGCCATTGCACCCTTTGTTGATGATATACCCGTAGCTGgtcatcctgttgttgctccaccgTTAGTGGATGATCATGTTGTTGACGCTCCACTCTTGATAGAGGATCATGTTGTTGCACCATTTCCTGATCCTGTGCCGGTGCTGTTCGACCGCGCACCTTTTGCTACCCATATAGATCCACATTACGCCgacacccgtaacgggtggattgatgacgatgacgattacccaccTTTTTTGCGACCTGTTACACCACCAGTAGCCCCCGTTTCAGCACCCATTTCTGCACCCACTGATACCCCGTTGTTTCCCCCACACACCACAGATGCTCATCGCACATATCTTCCTGTTACGTTcctccaggacataccgccactgtgtcctggagaggggtcatctaGACAGCCGCCTGTTCCTGTTCCACCCATGCTGTCATCACCTTTTCCATTCACATCACAGTTTCCCCATGTTGCACCATCTACTGCACCATCCTTCACTCCGTCGAGCGAGCCATTtctatggactacgccccctatcatgccacTGTCTGATCTGTATCACCCATACCATGTTAGGTATTCTATGGAGGACATACTCACATCGttgatgatacagcaggaggcacTGACCCGTCGTATACAAGAGCTagagagagctcagcgaccaccTTGCCATTGTCAGACCCCATTTTCAGCACCGCACACACCACGTCCACTTTCACCCGACTCAGACTTTCGCTTCATGACttctgagcagcagatagcatatttgCTGCGTGTCTGTCGTGCTTTAGAGCAGGACTG TTGA
- the LOC110889091 gene encoding uncharacterized protein LOC110889091 isoform X2 encodes MKQTDKKRTPTNNQTKRSVRSQTRDNKQLQEKGSQPPKSKNTDKKPASDESSQNVKTLETNQESIDQIHKGNTNLDEVSDSETVTDSVSSSGDSRAAEDEKLESGQAVSQNPTIKDSSENSSHKQRVKSNKEPSGNNISQKTTISDNNSKDVKVHPKLPSASSSVSSEGIDDHNDQTTPELKEVDILDDDGTTKEDLDQKIEEMEMRIEKLEEELREVAALEISLYSVVPEHGSSAHKVHTPARRLSRLYIHAAKHYSQGKRATIAKNTASGLVLIAKSCGNDVPRLTFWWSNTIVLRETITEAFGSSCQSSSSTRALDAHGLSKQFNNKPDFIEFIDDWEETRSFTSALEKVESWIFSRIVESIWWQTLTPKMQCLGDDSYTGKLLGPASGNQQQGNFSINLWRIAFHDAFKRLCPVRAGGHDCGCLPVLARMVMEQCVARLDVAMFNAILRESAHEMPTDPVSDPIVESRVLPIPAGDLSFASGAQLKNAVGNWSRWLSDWFGMEEHEHDTCEDVSQKDGKSSELKCFHLLNALSDLLMLPKDMLMDKSVRTEVCPSISLPLLKRILCNFTPDEFCPDSVPGAVLEAVNAEAMIERSLSGDNLSSFPYPAAPVIYKPPSSIDVSQKASEAGAKQSQLNRNSSVIQRKGYTSDEELEQLDSPLGYIIDKQPYLSLNLARNGNGQHMDQTTCIAVNARYELLREVWLS; translated from the exons ATGAAGCAAACAGACAAAAAAAGAACTCCAACGAATAACCAAACCAAACGCTCTGTACGATCGCAAACCCGAGATAATAAGCAACTACAAGAAAAAGGAAGCCAACCACCTAAATCAAAAAATACCGATAAAAAACCCGCATCTGATGAATCATCTCAAAACGTCAAAACTCTCGAAACAAATCAAGAAAGCATAGACCAAATTCATAAAGGGAACACTAATTTAGACGAAGTATCAGACTCTGAGACGGTGACCGATTCCGTATCATCCAGCGGGGATTCACGGGCCGCAGAGGACGAAAAGCTAGAATCTGGTCAAGCGGTTTCACAAAATCCGACAATAAAAGATAGTTCGGAAAATTCGTCACATAAACAAAGAGTGAAATCTAATAAGGAACCTTCAGGTAATAATATATCCCAGAAGACGACAATATCTGATAACAACTCAAAGGATGTGAAAGTTCATCCGAAACTCCCATCAGCATCGTCATCGGTGTCTTCTGAAGGAATAGACGACCataatgaccaaactacccccgAGCTGAAGGAAGTGGATATCTTGGATGATGATGGAACAACGAAAGAAGATTTGGATCAAAAGATCGAAGAAATGGAAATGAGAATTGAGAAACTCGAAGAGGAGCTAAGAGAAGTAGCTGCTCTTGAAATTTCACTCTATTCGGTTGTTCCAGAACACGGTAGCTCGGCCCATAAGGTGCATACCCCTGCCAGACGCCTTTCTAGACTTTATATTCATGCAGCCAAACACTACTCTCAAGGGAAACGCGCTACCATTGCTAAGAACACTGCATCAGGGTTGGTTTTGATTGCAAAGTCTTGTGGCAACGATGTTCCGAG GTTGACTTTCTGGTGGTCAAACACTATTGTATTGAGGGAGACAATAACCGAAGCATTTGGCAGTTCATGTCAATCAAGTTCATCAACAAGAGCACTCGATGCACATGGATTAAGTAAACAATTTAATAATAAACCTGATTTTATTGAGTTCATTGATGACTGGGAAGAAACAAGAAGCTTCACATCTGCACTTGAGAAAGTTGAATCATGGATCTTTTCACGAATTGTTGAGTCTATATGGTGGCAG ACATTAACACCTAAAATGCAATGTCTAGGAGACGATAGTTATACAGGGAAGTTGCTGGGACCCGCCTCGGGTAACCAGCAACAAGGCAACTTTTCCATTAATTTATGGAGAATCGCATTCCATGATGCTTTCAAGAGACTTTGTCCCGTTCGTGCTGGTGGTCATGACTGCGGTTGCCTTCCTGTGTTGGCAAGAATG GTAATGGAGCAATGTGTTGCTAGACTTGATGTGGCGATGTTCAATGCTATTCTTCGTGAGTCGGCACATGAAATGCCAACAGATCCTGTATCGGATCCTATTGTTGAGTCCAGAGTTTTGCCTATTCCAGCTGGTGATCTAAGCTTTGCCTCCGGGGCCCAACTCAAAAACGCG GTCGGAAATTGGTCTAGATGGCTTTCTGACTGGTTCGGGATGGAGGAACATGAACATGATACATGTGAAGATGTTTCACAAAAAGACGGAAAAAGCAGTGAACTCAAATGTTTTCATCTCCTAAATGCATTAAGTGATCTTTTAATGCTACCCAAAGACATGCTTATGGACAAATCAGTTAGAACTGAG gtatGCCCGTCAATCAGCCTTCCGTTACTTAAACGAATCCTCTGCAACTTCACGCCGGATGAATTTTGTCCAGATTCAGTTCCTGGTGCGGTATTGGAGGCAGTAAATGCTGAG GCAATGATAGAGCGCAGCTTATCGGGGGACAATTTAAGCAGCTTCCCTTACCCAGCTGCTCCAGTCATATACAAACCTCCTTCCTCCATTGATGTTTCTCAAAAAGCATCCGAAGCTGGTGCAAAACAATCCCAGTTGAATAGAAACTCATCTGTTATTCAAAGAAAAGGGTATACAAGCGATGAGGAGCTAGAACAACTCGATTCACCGCTTGGTTATATCATCGATAAACAACCGTATCTATCTTTAAATCTTGCAAGAAATGGAAATGGCCAACATATGGACCAAACCACCTGTATCGCGGTCAACGCTAGGTATGAACTTCTTcgtgaggtctggttatcatga
- the LOC110889091 gene encoding uncharacterized protein LOC110889091 isoform X1, whose translation MLLLINTFEVSLAICFICSAVCITYIAVSAYVLFRSFFFIYKSQSLVVEKGDRASMKQTDKKRTPTNNQTKRSVRSQTRDNKQLQEKGSQPPKSKNTDKKPASDESSQNVKTLETNQESIDQIHKGNTNLDEVSDSETVTDSVSSSGDSRAAEDEKLESGQAVSQNPTIKDSSENSSHKQRVKSNKEPSGNNISQKTTISDNNSKDVKVHPKLPSASSSVSSEGIDDHNDQTTPELKEVDILDDDGTTKEDLDQKIEEMEMRIEKLEEELREVAALEISLYSVVPEHGSSAHKVHTPARRLSRLYIHAAKHYSQGKRATIAKNTASGLVLIAKSCGNDVPRLTFWWSNTIVLRETITEAFGSSCQSSSSTRALDAHGLSKQFNNKPDFIEFIDDWEETRSFTSALEKVESWIFSRIVESIWWQTLTPKMQCLGDDSYTGKLLGPASGNQQQGNFSINLWRIAFHDAFKRLCPVRAGGHDCGCLPVLARMVMEQCVARLDVAMFNAILRESAHEMPTDPVSDPIVESRVLPIPAGDLSFASGAQLKNAVGNWSRWLSDWFGMEEHEHDTCEDVSQKDGKSSELKCFHLLNALSDLLMLPKDMLMDKSVRTEVCPSISLPLLKRILCNFTPDEFCPDSVPGAVLEAVNAEAMIERSLSGDNLSSFPYPAAPVIYKPPSSIDVSQKASEAGAKQSQLNRNSSVIQRKGYTSDEELEQLDSPLGYIIDKQPYLSLNLARNGNGQHMDQTTCIAVNARYELLREVWLS comes from the exons ATGTTGCTGCTGATCAATACCTTTGAAGTTTCGCTTGCAATATGCTTTATTTGTAGCGCTGTTTGCATTACATATATTGCTGTTTCCGCTTATGTGTTGTTCagatcttttttttttatatacaaaagtCAATCTCTAGTCG TTGAAAAGGGGGATAGAGCAAGTATGAAGCAAACAGACAAAAAAAGAACTCCAACGAATAACCAAACCAAACGCTCTGTACGATCGCAAACCCGAGATAATAAGCAACTACAAGAAAAAGGAAGCCAACCACCTAAATCAAAAAATACCGATAAAAAACCCGCATCTGATGAATCATCTCAAAACGTCAAAACTCTCGAAACAAATCAAGAAAGCATAGACCAAATTCATAAAGGGAACACTAATTTAGACGAAGTATCAGACTCTGAGACGGTGACCGATTCCGTATCATCCAGCGGGGATTCACGGGCCGCAGAGGACGAAAAGCTAGAATCTGGTCAAGCGGTTTCACAAAATCCGACAATAAAAGATAGTTCGGAAAATTCGTCACATAAACAAAGAGTGAAATCTAATAAGGAACCTTCAGGTAATAATATATCCCAGAAGACGACAATATCTGATAACAACTCAAAGGATGTGAAAGTTCATCCGAAACTCCCATCAGCATCGTCATCGGTGTCTTCTGAAGGAATAGACGACCataatgaccaaactacccccgAGCTGAAGGAAGTGGATATCTTGGATGATGATGGAACAACGAAAGAAGATTTGGATCAAAAGATCGAAGAAATGGAAATGAGAATTGAGAAACTCGAAGAGGAGCTAAGAGAAGTAGCTGCTCTTGAAATTTCACTCTATTCGGTTGTTCCAGAACACGGTAGCTCGGCCCATAAGGTGCATACCCCTGCCAGACGCCTTTCTAGACTTTATATTCATGCAGCCAAACACTACTCTCAAGGGAAACGCGCTACCATTGCTAAGAACACTGCATCAGGGTTGGTTTTGATTGCAAAGTCTTGTGGCAACGATGTTCCGAG GTTGACTTTCTGGTGGTCAAACACTATTGTATTGAGGGAGACAATAACCGAAGCATTTGGCAGTTCATGTCAATCAAGTTCATCAACAAGAGCACTCGATGCACATGGATTAAGTAAACAATTTAATAATAAACCTGATTTTATTGAGTTCATTGATGACTGGGAAGAAACAAGAAGCTTCACATCTGCACTTGAGAAAGTTGAATCATGGATCTTTTCACGAATTGTTGAGTCTATATGGTGGCAG ACATTAACACCTAAAATGCAATGTCTAGGAGACGATAGTTATACAGGGAAGTTGCTGGGACCCGCCTCGGGTAACCAGCAACAAGGCAACTTTTCCATTAATTTATGGAGAATCGCATTCCATGATGCTTTCAAGAGACTTTGTCCCGTTCGTGCTGGTGGTCATGACTGCGGTTGCCTTCCTGTGTTGGCAAGAATG GTAATGGAGCAATGTGTTGCTAGACTTGATGTGGCGATGTTCAATGCTATTCTTCGTGAGTCGGCACATGAAATGCCAACAGATCCTGTATCGGATCCTATTGTTGAGTCCAGAGTTTTGCCTATTCCAGCTGGTGATCTAAGCTTTGCCTCCGGGGCCCAACTCAAAAACGCG GTCGGAAATTGGTCTAGATGGCTTTCTGACTGGTTCGGGATGGAGGAACATGAACATGATACATGTGAAGATGTTTCACAAAAAGACGGAAAAAGCAGTGAACTCAAATGTTTTCATCTCCTAAATGCATTAAGTGATCTTTTAATGCTACCCAAAGACATGCTTATGGACAAATCAGTTAGAACTGAG gtatGCCCGTCAATCAGCCTTCCGTTACTTAAACGAATCCTCTGCAACTTCACGCCGGATGAATTTTGTCCAGATTCAGTTCCTGGTGCGGTATTGGAGGCAGTAAATGCTGAG GCAATGATAGAGCGCAGCTTATCGGGGGACAATTTAAGCAGCTTCCCTTACCCAGCTGCTCCAGTCATATACAAACCTCCTTCCTCCATTGATGTTTCTCAAAAAGCATCCGAAGCTGGTGCAAAACAATCCCAGTTGAATAGAAACTCATCTGTTATTCAAAGAAAAGGGTATACAAGCGATGAGGAGCTAGAACAACTCGATTCACCGCTTGGTTATATCATCGATAAACAACCGTATCTATCTTTAAATCTTGCAAGAAATGGAAATGGCCAACATATGGACCAAACCACCTGTATCGCGGTCAACGCTAGGTATGAACTTCTTcgtgaggtctggttatcatga